AATGGCGGCGGCGGCGTAGATGGGGAAGGAAGGGAGACACTGATGGACGTTATGTTGTCACTGCAGAACAGCGATCCGGAACGCTACACGGATGACATCATCAAGGGCCTGATGACGGTACGTGCACACTCTTCATCTTAATACTTAATTGAGAAGATTCTGTATTATGATTTTGTATCAAAATCACCAAAGTTTACGAATTTTGTGTGCACAATTTTCCGGTGCACCTTGGGCGCATCACCTTTTCCAAAGATTGATGGATATGTGTTACTGTTGTTTTATTATAGGCAATGTTTTCAGCAGAAACAGACTCCTCCGCCGGCACAACAGAGTGGGCAATGAGTTTGTTGTTAAACCATCCTCACGTTCTGGAGAAGGCCGCCACCGAGTTCGACACGAAGGTTGGCCACGAGCGGCCGATCTCCGAAGACGACCTCCTCAACCTCACCTACTTGAACTGCATCATCCACGAGACTCTGCGATTGTACCCCGCCACCCCTCTCCTTGCGCCCCACGAAACTTCCAAAGACTGCACTGTCGCGGGATTCGACGTCTTCGCCGGCACCATGCTGCTCGTTAACGCGTGGGCTATCCACAAGGACGTCGGCCTCTAGGACGAGCCCGAGAAGTTCAAGCCGGAGAGGTTCATGGCGGGGGGATACAAGTTCATGCCGTTTGGGATGGGGTGGCGGCGCCTTGGCGTGGGTCTGGCTATCTGAATTGTGGCGTCGATGCTGGCGACATTCGTCCAGTGCTTCGAGTGGGAGAAAGTGTCGCCGGAGGAGGTGGACATGACGAAGGGGCCAGGACTGTCCATGCCCAAGGCGACGCCTTTGGAGGCGTTGTACAAGCCACGCCAGAACATGGTGCCACTCTTTTCGCAGCTGTGAGCTTATGTACCAGAGGATATGTGATCTGAAGGGCTTCCCAAATATAAATTATCCTCtgctaaaataattaaaattgaatgaaTAAGGCTCGATAAACTCTGGATTCAGTAACAACTTATTGTAATGAATTATTATACGATAACTATTTTGTCCTACTATTATTCAGTAAAGACAATAATAGTTATCGTATAATAATTCATTACAATAAGTCCTCACTAAATCCAGAGTTTATCGAGccttattcattaattttaattattttagcaGAGGATAATTTATTTTTGGGAAGCCCTTCAGATCACATATCCTATGGTACATAAGCTCACAGTTGCGAATGGAGTGGCACCATGCTCTGGCGTGGCTTGTACAACGCCTCCAATGGCGTCGCCTACTTTCTCCCACTCGAAGCACTGGACGAACGTCGCCAGCATCAGCGCCACCATTCGGATAGCCAGACCCACGCAGAGGCACCGCCGCCGCCCCATCCCAAACGGCATGAAATTGTATCTCTCCGCTGCCTCCCCCGCCATGAACCTCTCCGGCTTGAACTTCTCGGGCTCGTCCCAGAGGCCGACGTCCCTGTGGATAGCCCACGCGTTAATGAGCAACATGGTGCCGGCGGAGACGTCGAATCCCGCGACGGTGCAGTCTTTGGAAGTTTCGTGGGTTGCGAGGAGAGGGGCGGCGGGTACAATCGCAGAATCTCGTGGATGATGCAGTTCAAGTAGGTGAGGTTGGGGAGGTCGTCTTCGGAGACCGGCCGCTCGTGGCCGACCGTCGTGTCGAACTCGGTGGCGGCCTTCTCCAAAACGTGAGGATGGCTTAACAACAAGCTCATTGCCCACTCTGTTGTGCCGGCGGAGGAGTCTGTTCCTGCTGAAAACATTGCCTATAATAAAACAACAGAAACACATATCCATTAATCTTTGGAAAAGGTGATGCGCCCAAGGTGCACCAGAAAATTATGCACACAAAATTCGTAAACTTTGGTGATTTTGATACAAAATCATAATACAGAATCTTCTCAACTAAGTATTAAGACGAAGAGTGTGCGCGTACCGTCATTGGCCCTTTATGATGTCATATGGGTAGCATTCCGGATCGCTGTTCTACAACGACAACATAACGT
The genomic region above belongs to Zingiber officinale cultivar Zhangliang chromosome 11A, Zo_v1.1, whole genome shotgun sequence and contains:
- the LOC122031612 gene encoding cytochrome P450 81Q32-like, which codes for MGETQEQRLIVREMVSEGLQLSAATANAGDDMPEFMRVANRLLRRHNRVGNELVVKPSSRFGEGRHRVRHDGRPRAAGLRRRPPQPHLLELHHPRDSAIVPAAPLLATHETSKDCTVAGFDVSAGTMLLINAWAIHRDVGLWDEPEKFKPERFMAGEAAERYNFMPFGMGRRRCLCVGLAIRMVALMLATFVQCFEWEKVGDAIGGVVQATPEHGATPFATVSLCTIGYVI